The following are encoded in a window of Panthera leo isolate Ple1 chromosome B2, P.leo_Ple1_pat1.1, whole genome shotgun sequence genomic DNA:
- the BYSL gene encoding bystin, whose product MPKFKAARGAAGQEKHVPLAEQILAGDAVRAGSREKRRGRGTGEEEEYVGPRLTRRILQQARQQQEELEAEHGTGDKPAAPRERTTRLGPGVPRDGSDDEDEEWPTLEKAATMTGAGHHAEVVVDPEDERAIEMFMNKNPPARRTLADIIMEKLTEKQTEVETVMSEVSGFPMPHLDPRVLEVYRGVREVLSKYRSGKLPKAFKIIPALSNWEQILYVTEPEAWTAAAMYQATRIFASNLKERMAQRFYNLVLLPRVRDDIAEYKRLNFHLYMALKKALFKPGAWFKGILIPLCESGTCTLREAIIVGSIITKCSIPVLHSSAAMLKIAEMEYSGANSIFLRLLLDKKYALPYRVLDALVFHFLGFRTERRELPVLWHQCLLTLVQRYKADLATDQKEALLELLRLQPHPQLSPEIRRELQSAVPRDVEDVPVTME is encoded by the exons ATGCCCAAGTTCAAGGCGGCTCGCGGAGCCGCAGGTCAGGAAAAACATGTGCCCCTGGCTGAGCAGATCCTGGCTGGGGACGCGGTGCGAGCAGGGTCCCGGGAAAAGCGGCGGGGTCGCGGGACCGGAGAAGAGGAAGAGTACGTGGGGCCCAGGCTGACCCGACGGATTTTGCAACAAGCgcggcagcagcaggaggagctgGAGGCCGAGCATGGGACTGGGGACAAGCCCGCCGCACCACGGGAGCGCACCACGCGGCTGG GTCCAGGGGTCCCGCGGGATGGATCAGATGATGAGGACGAGGAGTGGCCCACCCTGGAGAAGGCTGCCACAATGACAGGGGCAGGCCATCATGCAGAAGTGGTTGTGGACCCCGAGGATGAGCGTGCCATTGAGATGTTCATGAACAAGAACCCTCCTGCTAG GCGCACCCTGGCTGACATCATCATGGAGAAGCTGACCGAGAAGCAGACGGAAGTTGAGACGGTCATGTCAGAGGTGTCAGGCTTTCCTATGCCGCATTTGGACCCCCGGGTTCTGGAGGTCTACAGAGGGGTCCGGGAG GTGTTATCTAAGTACCGCAGTGGGAAGCTGCCCAAGGCCTTCAAGATCATCCCCGCCCTCTCCAACTGGGAGCAGATCCTCTACGTTACAGAGCCCGAGGCCTGGACAGCAGCCGCCATGTACCAAGCCACGAG GATTTTTGCCTCTAACCTCAAGGAACGCATGGCCCAGCGCTTCTACAATCTTGTCCTGCTCCCCCGGGTACGAGATGACATCGCTGAATACAAACGACTCAACTTCCACCTCTACATGGCACTCAAGAAGGCCCTGTTCAAGCCCGGAGCCTGGTTTAAAG ggATCCTGATCCCACTGTGTGAGTCTGGCACCTGTACCCTCCGGGAAGCCATCATCGTGGGTAGCATCATCACCAAATGCTCCATCCCTGTGTTGCACTCCAG TGCAGCCATGCTGAAGATTGCCGAGATGGAATACAGCGGTGCCAACAGCATCTTCCTTCGGCTGCTGCTGGATAAGAAGTACGCGCTGCCCTACCGGGTGCTGGACGCCCTGGTCTTCCACTTCCTGGGCTTCCGGACAGAGAGGCGCGAACTGCCCGTGCTCTGGCACCAGTGCCTCCTGACTTTGGTCCAGCGCTACAAGGCAGACCTGGCCACAGATCAGAAGGAGGCCCTCTTGGAACTGCTCCGGCTGCAGCCCCATCCACAGCTGTCCCCTGAGATCAGGCGTGAACTTCAGAGTGCAGTGCCCCGAGACGTGGAAGATGTTCCTGTCACCATGGAGTGA